A window of the Cystobacter fuscus genome harbors these coding sequences:
- a CDS encoding ATP-binding protein gives MLPPDFPDLLACVPQGVMRLGADLRVEWLEPDFAAKTGVVLQVGDSVLSALESGRGRDDLERALREGRSHSGHVITVGLKQTRIQARPCRPGTPPGAWLLFESSGADDDVAFSQALQEIAREVGETLDVDSVCKAAVLAVVRCAQVRRAEVFLTEDGQAPRRVAVSDLANTETPDDALDQHADSFEAALVTRQPQIGVQRGMGDSAGSIFAAVPLLSQKRALGLLVLYKEQGRSFSLRELELWSAAAGQVAVSVQNARLLREAQAALRVREEFMSIASHELKTPLTPLKLTLYSMERRIAQGLPVELSSVIKSKRQVERLAGLVNDLLDVSRLELGRLSLQPAPLEMGHLVAEVVDQFRHAFARPFTLVVPREHLWVRGDRDRLEQVLVNLLENANKYSPAGELIGVEVESLAGQARIHVKDQGIGVPASDQSRLFERFYRAANSSHRHFGGLGLGLFISDSIARLHGGALSMSSSEGQGSTFTLSLPRMPVGEVRRLPRRVLLLDEDPKQEAAAERMLCAEGFEVLTANGGVEALRRASVLPVDLVLLSSSVPPTHLGIFLAAFAELPRARPIPIVLAGATRPAWAQPDAAVCARPYHGAELLAAVHALIGPREEGSRSSEPPGAAVATPTSPSLEPLAALPAASQLHS, from the coding sequence ATGCTGCCGCCCGATTTCCCAGATCTACTCGCGTGCGTCCCCCAAGGGGTGATGCGGTTGGGCGCGGATCTGCGGGTGGAGTGGCTGGAGCCGGACTTCGCCGCCAAGACGGGGGTGGTGCTCCAGGTGGGAGACTCCGTGCTCTCCGCGCTGGAGTCCGGGCGGGGCCGGGATGACCTGGAGCGGGCCCTGCGCGAGGGACGCAGCCACTCGGGCCACGTCATCACCGTGGGACTCAAGCAGACGCGCATCCAGGCGCGGCCATGTCGTCCTGGGACGCCCCCGGGTGCCTGGTTGCTCTTCGAGAGCTCGGGCGCCGACGACGACGTGGCCTTCTCCCAGGCGCTCCAGGAGATCGCCCGCGAGGTGGGCGAGACGCTGGACGTGGACAGCGTGTGCAAGGCGGCGGTGCTGGCGGTGGTGCGCTGCGCCCAGGTGCGACGGGCGGAGGTATTCCTCACCGAAGATGGCCAGGCGCCTCGTCGGGTGGCGGTGTCGGATCTGGCCAACACCGAGACCCCCGACGATGCGCTGGACCAGCACGCCGACTCCTTCGAGGCGGCGCTCGTCACCCGCCAGCCCCAGATTGGCGTGCAGAGGGGGATGGGGGACTCGGCCGGCTCCATCTTCGCCGCGGTGCCCCTGCTGTCCCAGAAGCGCGCCCTGGGACTGCTCGTGCTCTACAAGGAACAGGGCCGCTCCTTCTCGCTGCGCGAGCTGGAGTTGTGGAGCGCCGCGGCCGGGCAGGTGGCGGTGTCCGTGCAGAACGCGCGCCTCTTGCGCGAGGCCCAGGCGGCCCTGCGGGTGCGCGAGGAGTTCATGTCCATCGCCTCGCACGAGCTCAAGACGCCGCTGACCCCGCTCAAGCTCACGCTCTACTCCATGGAGCGGAGAATCGCGCAGGGCCTGCCGGTGGAGCTCTCCAGCGTCATCAAGTCCAAGCGTCAGGTGGAGCGGCTGGCGGGGCTGGTGAATGACCTGCTGGACGTGTCGCGGCTGGAGCTGGGTCGGCTGTCGCTACAGCCCGCGCCCCTGGAGATGGGCCACCTGGTGGCGGAGGTGGTGGACCAGTTCCGCCATGCCTTCGCGCGGCCCTTCACCCTGGTGGTGCCGCGCGAGCACCTCTGGGTGCGCGGCGATCGGGACAGGCTGGAGCAGGTGCTCGTCAACCTGCTGGAGAACGCGAACAAGTACAGCCCGGCGGGCGAGCTCATCGGCGTGGAGGTGGAGTCGCTGGCGGGTCAGGCCCGCATCCACGTGAAGGACCAGGGCATCGGCGTGCCCGCGTCGGATCAATCCCGGCTCTTCGAGCGCTTCTACCGGGCGGCCAACTCCTCGCATCGCCACTTCGGCGGCCTGGGGCTGGGCCTGTTCATCAGCGACTCCATCGCGCGGCTGCACGGCGGCGCGCTGTCCATGTCGAGCTCCGAGGGACAGGGCTCCACCTTCACCCTGTCGCTGCCGCGCATGCCGGTGGGCGAGGTGCGCCGGCTGCCCCGGCGGGTGCTGCTGCTCGACGAGGATCCGAAACAGGAGGCGGCGGCCGAGCGGATGCTGTGCGCCGAGGGCTTCGAGGTGCTCACCGCCAACGGGGGCGTGGAGGCGCTGCGCCGGGCCTCGGTGCTGCCCGTGGACCTGGTGCTGTTGTCCTCGAGTGTTCCTCCCACCCACCTGGGCATCTTCCTGGCGGCCTTCGCGGAGCTGCCGCGCGCCCGGCCCATTCCCATCGTCCTGGCCGGAGCCACCCGGCCCGCCTGGGCCCAGCCGGACGCCGCCGTGTGCGCCCGGCCCTACCATGGCGCCGAGCTGCTCGCCGCGGTGCACGCCCTGATCGGCCCCCGGGAGGAGGGCAGCCGCTCCAGCGAGCCCCCGGGCGCCGCGGTCGCCACTCCCACCAGCCCCTCCCTGGAGCCCCTGGCCGCACTTCCGGCCGCCTCCCAACTTCACTCCTAG
- the queF gene encoding preQ(1) synthase → MASQRAPSQPTQPTKELQTFPNPAPDRDYEIAFDVPEFTCLCPLTGQPDFARFRIRYVPDTLCVELKSLKLYMWSYRNEGAFHEKVTNTIADDIVRAIQPRKLTVEGDFFVRGGIGTVITVTHEKPARGAKKSPARRK, encoded by the coding sequence ATGGCTTCCCAACGTGCCCCGTCCCAACCCACCCAGCCCACCAAGGAGCTGCAGACCTTCCCCAACCCCGCGCCGGATCGCGACTATGAGATCGCCTTCGACGTGCCGGAGTTCACCTGCCTCTGTCCCCTCACGGGGCAGCCGGACTTCGCCCGGTTCCGGATCCGCTACGTGCCGGACACACTATGTGTGGAACTCAAGAGCCTCAAGCTCTACATGTGGTCCTACCGCAACGAGGGCGCCTTCCACGAGAAGGTGACCAACACGATCGCCGACGACATCGTGCGCGCCATCCAGCCGCGCAAGCTCACGGTGGAGGGGGACTTCTTCGTGCGCGGCGGCATCGGCACGGTGATCACCGTCACCCACGAGAAGCCGGCGCGCGGCGCGAAGAAGAGCCCGGCGCGCCGCAAGTAG
- a CDS encoding serine/threonine-protein kinase: protein MPSTDKPVVKHRKIGAYRVLGELGRGGMAQVYRGLHEMLQREVAIKEMLADPLRDKESVSRFRREALALAAFRHQNIVTLYDLVEKNDVLFMVMEYVDGPTLHELIKEGALPPEVGAAVAARIADALEHAHFRRIIHRDLKPANVMLTKAGDVKLMDFGVAKDVGLEALTAQGMAVGTPSYMSPEQVTGAPIDGRTDLFSLGVLMYESLAGQRPFLGRNAGEVFARIREGAFKPLHKAAPQVPKALADIVHRALRVKPEERYPNAAAMRRDLEAFLSPRLGMSCEAFLVGFLRHREKLTESEALAHLTQEELGVAGNLARELAPVRPWKRWLAAFAIAAGGVGAGLLSTQSYWMELVQRLSVR, encoded by the coding sequence GTGCCCTCCACTGACAAACCCGTCGTCAAACATCGCAAGATAGGTGCCTACCGCGTGCTCGGAGAGCTGGGCCGGGGTGGCATGGCCCAGGTGTACCGAGGGCTGCACGAGATGCTGCAGCGCGAGGTGGCCATCAAGGAGATGCTCGCGGACCCGCTGAGGGACAAGGAGTCCGTGTCGCGCTTCCGCCGCGAGGCGCTCGCGCTCGCCGCCTTCCGCCACCAGAACATCGTCACCCTGTACGATCTGGTGGAGAAGAACGACGTGCTCTTCATGGTGATGGAGTACGTGGATGGGCCCACGCTGCACGAGCTCATCAAGGAGGGCGCGCTGCCCCCCGAGGTGGGTGCCGCCGTGGCGGCGCGCATCGCCGACGCGCTGGAGCACGCCCACTTCCGCCGCATCATCCACCGCGACCTGAAGCCCGCCAACGTGATGCTCACCAAGGCGGGGGACGTGAAGCTGATGGACTTCGGCGTGGCCAAGGACGTGGGCCTGGAGGCGCTCACCGCGCAGGGCATGGCGGTGGGAACCCCCTCGTACATGTCTCCCGAGCAGGTGACGGGGGCGCCCATCGACGGCCGCACGGATCTGTTCTCCCTCGGGGTGCTGATGTACGAGTCGCTCGCCGGGCAGCGCCCCTTCCTGGGCCGCAACGCGGGCGAGGTGTTCGCCCGCATCCGCGAGGGGGCCTTCAAGCCGCTGCACAAGGCGGCGCCCCAGGTGCCCAAGGCGCTGGCGGACATCGTCCACCGCGCCCTGCGCGTGAAGCCCGAGGAGCGCTACCCCAATGCCGCCGCCATGCGCCGCGACCTGGAGGCCTTCCTGTCGCCCCGGCTGGGCATGTCCTGCGAGGCCTTCCTGGTGGGCTTCCTGCGCCACCGCGAGAAGCTCACCGAGAGCGAGGCGCTGGCCCACCTCACCCAGGAGGAGCTGGGCGTGGCGGGCAACCTCGCCCGGGAGTTGGCGCCCGTGCGGCCGTGGAAGCGCTGGCTCGCCGCCTTCGCCATCGCCGCCGGGGGGGTGGGGGCTGGACTGCTGTCCACCCAATCCTATTGGATGGAGCTCGTCCAGCGGCTCTCCGTCCGCTGA
- a CDS encoding response regulator — MKTILVVEDEFDVQQVVADVLKDEGYEVSVCGTGTEALRRLSESHPDVVLMDIMLPVLSGVHVLEVMRKTPGLDQVPVIIMSETIPRSIPSQSWQFFLKKPFRLEQLLDAVNRLFPDGRG; from the coding sequence TTGAAGACCATCCTGGTCGTCGAGGACGAGTTCGACGTGCAGCAGGTCGTCGCCGACGTGCTGAAGGACGAGGGTTATGAGGTGTCCGTGTGCGGCACCGGCACCGAGGCGCTGCGGCGTCTGAGCGAGTCCCACCCGGATGTCGTCCTCATGGACATCATGCTCCCCGTGCTCTCCGGCGTGCATGTGCTGGAGGTGATGCGCAAGACGCCGGGCCTGGACCAGGTGCCCGTCATCATCATGAGCGAGACCATTCCCAGGTCCATCCCCTCCCAGTCCTGGCAGTTCTTCCTCAAGAAGCCCTTCCGGCTCGAGCAACTCCTGGACGCGGTCAACCGCCTGTTCCCGGACGGGCGGGGCTGA
- a CDS encoding ATPase domain-containing protein, which yields MSGSDTDDSGQPSREERVESGIPRLDFILKGGFKQGGIYALMGPPGSGKTILANQLCFNHIDKSEGRCVYMTLLIESHAKMLRHLGSLSFFRLEEIPDNLYYISGYKVVRDQGFSGLLELIRGTLRERRATVFVIDGMESAEQFAPTVQAYGEFVHSLQALASLLGCTTFLISNMRERTHTENALVDGVVELSDRLIGPRAVRELTVHKFRGSDYLRGRHEVEISADGISIHPRTEVQFAHPGPSAREQRLRMAFGLPRFDEMLGGGLPSGSTTALVGSPGTGKTLLGLSFLVEGARRGERGTYFGFYEPPPRLIEKAEAVGIPLDRYVKDGSISLVWQPPLEHLMDSLAEQLLEKIRAESARERRRLFVDGAEGFRAAAVYPERVPIFLSALTNQLRSLDITTVITDELELFQSELALPTPELANVAESVVLLRYVELRSQIYRLLSVMKMRESRYDTSLREFHISPGGIDVAESFQSAESILSGHGREVRPAPRRRTAPRTGGGRKGAVKKGAGTPGPKDKGRARPSRRGR from the coding sequence ATGAGCGGATCCGACACGGACGATTCGGGGCAGCCATCGCGTGAGGAGCGCGTCGAGAGCGGCATTCCCCGCCTGGATTTCATCCTCAAGGGGGGGTTCAAACAGGGCGGCATCTACGCGCTGATGGGCCCGCCTGGCAGTGGCAAGACGATCCTCGCCAACCAGCTGTGCTTCAACCACATCGACAAGAGCGAGGGGCGGTGCGTCTACATGACGCTGCTCATCGAGTCGCACGCGAAGATGCTGCGCCACCTCGGGTCCTTGAGCTTCTTCCGGTTGGAGGAGATCCCCGACAATCTCTACTACATCAGTGGCTACAAGGTGGTGCGGGACCAGGGCTTCAGCGGGCTGCTGGAGCTCATCCGCGGCACGCTGCGCGAGCGGCGGGCCACCGTGTTCGTCATCGATGGCATGGAGAGCGCGGAGCAGTTCGCTCCCACCGTCCAGGCCTACGGCGAGTTCGTGCACTCCCTCCAGGCGCTCGCCAGCCTCCTGGGGTGCACCACGTTCCTCATCTCCAACATGCGCGAGCGCACGCACACGGAGAACGCCCTGGTCGATGGGGTCGTCGAGCTGTCGGACCGGCTCATCGGCCCGCGCGCGGTGCGCGAGCTGACGGTGCACAAGTTCCGGGGCAGCGACTATCTCCGGGGCCGTCACGAAGTGGAGATCTCCGCCGACGGCATCTCCATCCATCCCCGGACCGAGGTGCAGTTCGCCCACCCGGGCCCCTCCGCCCGCGAGCAACGTCTGCGCATGGCCTTCGGCCTGCCCCGCTTCGACGAGATGCTCGGGGGTGGTCTGCCCTCGGGGTCCACCACCGCGCTCGTGGGCTCGCCCGGCACGGGCAAGACGCTGCTCGGACTCTCCTTCCTGGTGGAGGGGGCCCGGCGGGGCGAGCGGGGCACGTACTTCGGCTTCTATGAGCCTCCCCCCCGCCTCATCGAGAAGGCCGAGGCGGTGGGCATCCCCCTGGATCGCTACGTCAAGGACGGCAGCATCTCTCTCGTGTGGCAGCCTCCGCTCGAGCACCTCATGGACTCGCTGGCCGAGCAGCTGCTGGAGAAGATCCGGGCCGAGTCGGCGCGCGAGCGCCGGCGCCTGTTCGTCGACGGGGCCGAGGGCTTCCGCGCCGCGGCGGTCTACCCGGAGCGCGTCCCCATCTTCCTGTCGGCGCTCACCAACCAGTTGCGCTCGCTGGACATCACCACCGTCATCACCGACGAGCTCGAGCTGTTCCAGTCCGAGCTGGCGCTGCCCACCCCCGAGCTGGCCAACGTGGCGGAGTCCGTGGTGCTGTTGCGCTACGTGGAGTTGCGCTCGCAGATCTACCGGCTCCTGTCGGTCATGAAGATGCGCGAGAGCCGCTATGACACCTCGCTGCGCGAGTTCCACATCTCTCCCGGCGGCATCGATGTGGCCGAGTCCTTCCAGAGCGCCGAGTCCATCCTCAGCGGGCATGGGCGCGAGGTGCGCCCGGCGCCCCGGCGCAGGACGGCTCCGAGGACGGGCGGGGGAAGGAAGGGCGCGGTAAAGAAGGGCGCGGGAACCCCCGGTCCGAAGGACAAGGGGCGCGCGCGGCCCTCCAGGAGGGGCCGTTGA
- a CDS encoding Imm52 family immunity protein, with protein MERFQAGAHWGGRKESAAACAARAEEFFRLLAGCDPAYSRWFEYAYSRKNALRLPFEPTAETFLRFFERKKYRLGRDAFYFDAWTGQEQTGRGGLLNLTCGSGTPFYANGCLLHLPREGVAAQRVLTVSVLKQVVRAMALAWEPDRCAVVSEEDPAAGRVVEADGACIGWLTYFSRAHGRVPSLPRSVRVEPVEELGTLIILTPRPFSPGNPAHAELAGRVRERLERSGLLPARAG; from the coding sequence ATGGAACGTTTCCAGGCGGGGGCGCATTGGGGAGGTCGCAAGGAGTCCGCCGCGGCGTGTGCCGCGCGGGCGGAAGAGTTCTTCCGCCTGCTGGCCGGGTGCGATCCTGCCTATTCCCGCTGGTTCGAGTACGCGTACTCCCGCAAGAACGCGCTGCGGCTGCCCTTCGAGCCCACCGCGGAGACGTTCCTGCGCTTCTTCGAGCGCAAGAAGTACCGGCTTGGCCGGGATGCCTTCTACTTCGATGCGTGGACGGGGCAGGAGCAGACGGGGCGGGGTGGGCTGCTCAACCTCACCTGTGGCTCGGGGACGCCCTTCTACGCCAATGGCTGTCTGCTCCACCTGCCGCGCGAGGGGGTGGCCGCGCAGCGCGTGCTCACCGTGTCGGTGCTCAAGCAGGTGGTGCGCGCCATGGCGCTGGCCTGGGAGCCGGACCGGTGCGCGGTGGTGTCCGAGGAGGACCCCGCCGCCGGGCGGGTGGTGGAGGCGGACGGCGCGTGCATCGGCTGGCTCACGTACTTCTCGCGAGCGCATGGGCGCGTTCCCTCCCTGCCGCGCTCGGTGCGCGTCGAGCCGGTGGAGGAGCTGGGCACGCTCATCATCCTCACGCCGCGGCCCTTCTCGCCGGGCAATCCGGCACACGCGGAGCTGGCCGGGCGCGTCCGCGAGCGGCTGGAACGCTCGGGCCTGCTGCCGGCTCGGGCGGGGTGA
- a CDS encoding Ppx/GppA phosphatase family protein, with amino-acid sequence MATPPLQTVLAAIDVGTNAVRLELARPDADGALETLHQERDPIRPGEGVFASGVMPEETADRLLSTLRRYAALCRRHKARVRAVATSAMRDARNQEQIVQRVRDEAGLNLEVVSGKEEARLICLGVLHRKPPNVRSLLVDIGGGSTEVVLATGERPDELWSLPMGSVRLTEMFDAAGKVTPKQLRLMRSYVEEHLRKAIPERLPGLPRMALGSSGTISAVVGFAASEGTAHASLRQLQNTAETLAEMTPERRRKRFDPRRADIIVAGATILERTARHLGVESIAAVNRGLRDGLLVDLLYRQDETREDHSLADAAVAMGRRLFFDEKHARQVTRLALTLFDELAALHHLPLSSRPYLETAALLHDVGNAVSYERHHKHSYYLIHHGDIPGLADRERELVARVARYHQRSPPELNHSGMQGLSAAEARLVRKLATLLRIANALDGSHHQPIKEMRATNGRDAVSLHLKARQPVDLELWSAEREVALFRRVFGKRLTFHIGR; translated from the coding sequence ATGGCCACTCCGCCCCTCCAAACCGTGCTCGCCGCCATCGACGTGGGCACGAACGCCGTGCGCCTGGAACTGGCGCGGCCGGACGCCGACGGCGCCCTGGAAACCCTGCACCAGGAGCGCGACCCCATCCGCCCGGGAGAAGGGGTGTTCGCCAGTGGAGTCATGCCCGAGGAGACCGCGGACCGGCTCCTGTCCACGCTGCGGCGCTACGCGGCGCTGTGCCGGCGGCACAAGGCCCGGGTGCGCGCGGTGGCCACCAGCGCGATGCGCGACGCGCGCAACCAGGAGCAGATCGTCCAGCGGGTGCGCGACGAGGCGGGGCTCAACCTGGAGGTGGTCAGCGGCAAGGAGGAGGCGCGCCTCATCTGCCTGGGCGTGCTGCACCGCAAGCCGCCCAACGTCCGCTCGCTGCTGGTGGACATCGGCGGAGGCTCCACCGAGGTGGTGCTCGCCACCGGGGAGCGGCCGGATGAGCTATGGAGCCTGCCCATGGGCTCGGTGCGGCTCACGGAGATGTTCGACGCGGCCGGCAAGGTGACGCCCAAGCAGTTGCGGCTGATGCGCAGCTACGTGGAGGAGCACCTGCGCAAGGCCATCCCCGAGCGCCTTCCGGGCCTGCCGCGCATGGCCCTGGGCTCCTCGGGCACCATCAGCGCGGTGGTGGGCTTCGCGGCCAGCGAGGGCACGGCGCACGCGTCCCTGCGCCAGTTGCAGAACACGGCGGAGACGCTGGCGGAGATGACGCCCGAGCGGCGGCGCAAGCGCTTCGATCCGCGGCGCGCGGACATCATCGTCGCGGGCGCCACCATCCTCGAGCGCACGGCGCGGCACCTGGGCGTGGAGAGCATCGCCGCGGTCAACCGGGGCCTGAGAGATGGGCTGCTGGTGGACCTGCTCTACCGGCAGGACGAGACGCGGGAGGACCACTCGCTCGCGGACGCGGCGGTGGCCATGGGGCGGCGCCTGTTCTTCGACGAGAAGCACGCGCGCCAGGTGACGCGGCTGGCGCTCACGCTCTTCGACGAGCTGGCGGCGCTGCACCACCTGCCCCTGTCCTCCCGGCCCTACCTGGAGACGGCGGCGCTGCTGCACGACGTGGGCAACGCCGTGAGCTACGAGCGCCACCACAAGCACTCCTACTACCTCATCCACCACGGCGACATCCCGGGCCTGGCCGACCGTGAGCGCGAGCTGGTGGCGCGGGTGGCGCGCTACCACCAGCGCAGCCCGCCGGAGCTCAACCACTCGGGGATGCAGGGGCTGAGCGCCGCCGAGGCCCGCCTGGTGCGCAAGCTGGCCACGCTGCTGCGCATCGCCAACGCGCTGGACGGCAGCCATCACCAACCCATCAAGGAGATGCGCGCCACGAATGGCCGGGACGCGGTGTCCCTGCACCTCAAGGCGCGCCAGCCCGTGGACCTGGAGCTGTGGTCCGCCGAGCGCGAGGTGGCCCTCTTCCGCCGCGTCTTCGGCAAGCGGCTGACCTTCCACATCGGCCGCTGA
- a CDS encoding zinc-dependent alcohol dehydrogenase yields MKAVVFHGIGDIRLDDVKEPVLQEDTDAIVKLTASAICGTDLHMVRGTMPGMVPGTILGHEGVGVVEALGKDVRNLRVGDRVVIPSTIACGSCSYCRAGYYAQCDVANPHGKRAGTAFFGGPAASGPFHGLQAEKARIPFAHVGLVKLPDEVADEQAILLSDIFPTGYFGADLAEIKPGDTVAVFGCGPVGQFTILSARLMNAGRIFAIDCHQDRLDAARAQGAEVINFEEEDPVETIVRLTGGIGVDRAIDAVGVDSMHAHHGPAGKKADALKDEFKREQKEAAPKTKSHGDNWVQGDAPMQAVMWAVEALAKAGTLSIIGVYPQQMNTFPIGMAMNKNLSLRMGNCHHRKYIPHLVELVRTGAVEPTELLTRVQPITSAIEAYRAFDVRQPGWLKVELEPQLLT; encoded by the coding sequence ATGAAGGCGGTCGTCTTTCATGGAATTGGAGACATCCGGCTCGACGACGTGAAGGAGCCCGTCCTCCAGGAGGACACGGATGCCATCGTCAAGCTGACGGCGAGTGCCATCTGTGGCACGGACCTGCACATGGTGCGCGGCACGATGCCGGGCATGGTGCCGGGCACCATCCTCGGGCACGAGGGCGTGGGAGTCGTCGAGGCCCTGGGCAAGGACGTGCGCAACCTGCGCGTGGGGGACCGGGTGGTGATTCCCTCCACCATCGCCTGCGGGAGCTGCTCGTACTGCCGCGCGGGCTACTACGCGCAATGCGACGTGGCCAACCCCCATGGCAAGCGCGCCGGGACGGCCTTCTTCGGCGGGCCGGCGGCGTCGGGCCCCTTCCATGGCTTGCAGGCGGAGAAGGCGCGCATCCCCTTCGCGCACGTGGGGCTGGTGAAGCTGCCGGACGAGGTGGCCGACGAGCAGGCCATCCTCCTGTCGGACATCTTCCCCACGGGGTACTTCGGCGCGGACCTGGCGGAGATCAAACCGGGTGACACCGTGGCGGTGTTCGGCTGCGGCCCGGTGGGTCAGTTCACCATCCTGAGCGCCAGACTCATGAACGCCGGGCGCATCTTCGCCATCGACTGCCACCAGGACCGACTCGATGCCGCGCGGGCCCAGGGCGCCGAGGTCATCAACTTCGAGGAGGAGGATCCCGTCGAGACGATCGTGCGGCTGACGGGCGGCATCGGGGTGGACCGGGCCATCGACGCGGTGGGCGTGGACTCGATGCACGCGCACCACGGCCCCGCGGGCAAGAAGGCCGACGCGCTCAAGGACGAGTTCAAGCGCGAGCAGAAGGAAGCGGCCCCCAAGACGAAGTCCCACGGGGACAACTGGGTCCAGGGCGATGCGCCCATGCAGGCGGTGATGTGGGCGGTGGAGGCACTCGCCAAGGCGGGCACCCTGTCCATCATCGGCGTGTACCCGCAGCAGATGAACACCTTCCCCATCGGCATGGCGATGAACAAGAACCTGTCGCTGCGGATGGGCAACTGCCACCACCGCAAGTACATCCCCCACCTGGTCGAGCTGGTGCGCACGGGCGCCGTGGAGCCCACGGAGCTGCTCACGCGCGTGCAGCCCATCACCAGCGCCATCGAGGCCTACCGCGCCTTCGACGTGCGCCAGCCGGGCTGGCTCAAGGTGGAGCTCGAGCCACAGCTGCTCACCTGA
- a CDS encoding 2OG-Fe(II) oxygenase produces the protein MHPLSLRDEEVQALGEHGWFTRENFLGETEARALLVEARACVEAGRLRPAGIRRGADLTLDRSTRGDFITWVEPGEADTAFGRLRDTYTALGDALSAGAYLGLGRFDLQLAWYPGGGERYARHADAFPGQSNRRVTAIYYLNPEWTPEHGGLLRLYPGGEPVDVEPRLDRLVVFLSERIEHEVLAARASRLALTAWFYGRDAG, from the coding sequence ATGCACCCCCTGTCCCTGCGCGATGAGGAAGTCCAAGCACTCGGTGAGCACGGCTGGTTCACCCGCGAGAACTTCCTCGGGGAGACCGAGGCCCGGGCGCTGCTCGTGGAGGCGAGGGCGTGCGTGGAGGCCGGCCGGCTGCGGCCCGCGGGCATCCGTCGGGGCGCGGATCTCACCCTGGACCGCTCCACGCGGGGCGACTTCATCACCTGGGTGGAGCCGGGAGAGGCCGACACCGCGTTCGGCCGGCTCCGGGACACGTACACCGCGCTCGGGGACGCCCTGTCGGCCGGGGCCTACCTGGGACTCGGCCGCTTCGATCTCCAGCTCGCCTGGTATCCGGGCGGAGGCGAGCGCTATGCCCGCCACGCCGATGCCTTTCCCGGCCAGTCCAACCGGCGGGTGACGGCCATCTACTACCTCAACCCGGAGTGGACGCCGGAGCACGGGGGACTCCTGCGCCTCTACCCCGGGGGGGAGCCCGTGGACGTGGAGCCCCGGCTCGATCGGCTCGTCGTGTTCCTCAGCGAGCGCATCGAGCACGAGGTCCTTGCCGCGCGGGCTTCCCGGCTCGCGCTCACGGCCTGGTTCTACGGCCGCGACGCGGGGTGA
- a CDS encoding DUF4230 domain-containing protein, translated as MVRLLVRVVVVVLALVAGAVGTFLLMRPKPPALPDTPALVTRVREVARLETLTVSLYKKVEFSPEPQSTNSLWKDVINWASYSLHTPRGRAIVFADVHLGYDFGRLDDSALRVQGSRVDVVLPPLETKVELKPGETEIIGSNLDSAETTQLLEKAREAFEREVKADARLRERARRSAENTLRVLFFSAGFREVNVVDVLPPKATAG; from the coding sequence ATGGTGCGTCTGCTCGTGCGGGTGGTGGTCGTCGTTCTCGCCCTGGTTGCCGGTGCCGTGGGCACCTTCCTGTTGATGCGTCCCAAGCCGCCCGCCCTGCCGGACACGCCCGCGCTCGTCACCCGCGTGCGCGAGGTGGCGCGGCTGGAGACCCTGACCGTCTCCCTCTACAAGAAGGTGGAGTTCTCACCCGAGCCCCAGAGCACGAACTCGCTCTGGAAGGACGTCATCAACTGGGCGAGCTACTCGCTGCACACGCCGCGGGGCCGCGCCATCGTCTTCGCCGACGTGCACCTGGGCTACGACTTCGGCCGGCTCGATGACTCCGCGCTGCGCGTGCAGGGCTCGCGCGTGGACGTGGTCCTCCCCCCCCTGGAGACGAAGGTGGAGCTCAAACCGGGCGAGACGGAGATCATCGGCTCCAACCTGGACAGCGCCGAGACCACCCAGCTCCTGGAGAAGGCACGCGAGGCCTTCGAGCGCGAGGTGAAGGCGGACGCCCGCCTCAGGGAGCGCGCCCGGCGCTCGGCGGAGAACACCCTGCGGGTGCTGTTCTTCTCCGCGGGCTTTCGCGAGGTGAACGTGGTGGACGTGCTCCCGCCCAAGGCCACCGCGGGGTGA